CACGATATGTTGATTTTAAGTAAGTTTTCATTAATAAAATAGTAAATAATTGTGGTTGATTATAAATATAATTGCTATAATCACTGGAATACCTTGGAAATATCCCTCTTGCATAGTTAAATGTTAATTCAACAAAATCAAGCAATTTATTTTGGTTTTAACCAATTTTAAATAGTTTTTCCCCATTTGTTTTTCCATTAATCTCAAGTCCAAAATGTTTAAATGTCTAGAATTCAAATAGTAATATGGAGAATAGTTTATTTTACTATACATCGATATTCACTCAAATTTTGACATGGTTTCTACAAGGTTAAAAATTAAAAATCAGTACCAAATCGGACACTTCCAATTTATAAATAGAATCCCCCAAAACTTAACTTTCTAGTAATGCTGAAACAAAGGGAGATTTAAAAATAACAAAATTATGAAAAAAATTTTGCTTTTAAATGCATAGATTCGCCATGGACATTTAATCACAAAAAATTAAAATTCAGTTGACTCTTGAATATTGTCCCAATTTTCACAGAACCACTCATGAGTCCTTTCAAGTCCCTCGTCAAATGAAACTTTAGGAGAGTATCCTAAGATATCTTTTGCTTTATCAATTGAAGATAATAACTTAGTTTTTGCATCCCAATCACGACGGGCAACATAATTAATACCTGCTTCGTTTCCAGTTAATGTATTTACCCTGTTAGCCATGTCGATTACTTTGTGATCTTTACCTGAACCTAAATTAATAGCTTCATCAATAGCTTCTTCTTCAATTCCCATTGCAACTAACCCAGTACAAACATCCTCTACAAAAGTCCAATCCCTAGTTTCAGAACCATCACCAGTAATCGGTAATGTTTGACCATTTTTATACCAGTAAAAAGAAGTTTGGAATTACATCTCTATATCTTCCAGCACCTCACCTGAACCAAATACATTAAAAAACCTTGCATTAACCATTGGAATTTCGTATAAATTATAGAAATAACTAGTATAAAGTTCCTCTAAAAGTTTAGTTACTTGATATGGTGTATGGAGTGAAATTGAAATGTCATGTTCTTCAAAGGGCATTTTAGAATCAAGACCATAAACTCCACAACCAGAAGATGAATAAACAAATCTTTTAACATTAGTTAATTGAGCATATTGCAATACTTTTAAAATACCAATACCATTTACCATTAAATCCTTTTCTGGATTATCTACACTATTTTGATTTGCAAAATGAGCAGCTAAGTGATATACATAATCTGGCTTTTGTTTAAAAACTCTTTTTAAAATTGCATCATCTAAAATATCGCCTTTAATAAATTCAATATTATCCCTGTCTGCAATATTCCATTCATATGCTGATGAAAGATTATCTAAAATTATTATTTTTTCAGATTCAAATCTGCAAATTTTTTAGTTAAATTACTACCAACACAACCAGCATCACCAGTTACAAGTGTTGTTTTATCTTGAAATTCATTATATTCTTTTATTTTATTATCTTTTAGCCCTTCCAACTTTACGGGCAGTTACAAGCTCACCAACAGAGATTAAACCTGCAAAAAATTTCTCTAATCCACCAGTAGCCCAAATTGCTTCACCGAATGTTGAATTCATAATAGTGTCTTCATATTCTTCAGGAGATACTTTTACACCAGTAGTTTTTTTAGATACTAATGCTGATGCATCCATTAATTCTTCCCAAGTTACACCTTTTAGTTGATTTTGCATTGCTTTGTATAATTTTGAGACTTTAATATCATATAATGTAGATAATAATTTTACAATATCGCATGATCTTATTATCCCAATTACTTGATTATCATCATTTACAACAGGTAATGTTACAAATTTATTATTTGCAGTTTCAATAACTGCTAATCTTGCAGGAGCATCTTCATGAATAGTAGTAATTTCTTCATAAGAACTCATTATCTCTGAAATTTTTTCATTTCCTTCCCTTAAACCTTTAGTAATCTCAAAAGAAGTGACCCATCCTATTAATTGTTTATCATCATTTACAACAGGACAAGTAAAACGTCTGATATCTTCCATTACCTCAGATACTTCAACAACCTTATCATTTTTGCTTATATAAACAAAATCTTTATCCATTAACTCTTTAGCTTTCATAATAAAACTCCCCTATTTTACATCTACACGCCGCAACGCCCCAACCGGACAATGACTTGTGCACTGAACACACCTAATACATTTAGTATCGTCTAAAACAACTTCATCACCAATTAATTCAATAGCTCCTACAGGACAATTTTCTTCACATAAAAAACAATTCACACACAAATCCTGATTAATTTCTATGTCTCTTCCATGAACAATAGGTCCAAGGTAACGATCTAATGTTATCGCAGATTTATTACGTGATATTTCAACACATGAACTGCATCCAATACACATTTTTTTATTAATATAAGGATATAATTCATTTTCATCTAATTCAATATCTAAATCAATTCCTGAATCTTCAAAAAACTCCTTAAATTCTAAATTAAATGCATTTGTTGGACATAAATTAGCACAATCCCCCCAATTATTATCTACTTCATAATTAATGGAAATATTGTTCATTCTAACTACTCTATGAGGACAGCGAACATTATTCAAGTTATATTCCATAACTTCACGTTCATTTTCGCTATCATAAACAACTGAATTATGTATTAATTTGATAGCAGAAATTGGACAAGATTGAACACAAACTTCACATTTAACACACTTATCAGTTATTTTAGCTATTCTAAAAATATTAGCTGGTTCAATTGCGCCTACTGGACATTCTCCAACACATGTATTACATCTAACACATTTAGGTCCAACAGCTATGATTTCTTCATCTGCATTAAAATTATTTAACTCAAATTTAAAATCATCACCATCATCATCTAATTCAACAGATTTTAGTAAAACTTCACGTTCTAAACTTTTCATCTGTTTAACAAAAGATACTTTCATATTATTACCAACTAACTTCTTTTTATCTTTACAAATAATTTGTTTTAATAATTATATAAATTTTAATAAAACTCTTTTAACTCTTTAAGAGTTGGAAATTTTTCCATTCCAAAACCACCAATAGCCCTACTAGCTACCCAATTACCGATTTTACATGATTTAGTTAAGTTATAACCATTTAAATAAGAATATAAAAATCCACTATTAAAACTATCTCCAGCACCCGTTGTATCAACAACTTCAACTTCAAAAGCTTCAACAAAACATTCTTCAGATTTATTAATTGCAAATGTTCCTTTAGACCCTTGTTTTACAACAACATTATCGATTCCAAAGTCTAAAAGTCCAATAGCTAATTCTTTTATTGAAGAATCCTTATCATTACATAATATTCTTAATTCGTTTTCATTTATAAGTAAAATATTAGTTCTCTTTAAAATAACTTTTAAATCATCAAAACCTTTTTCAACATACAACATTCCAGGATCAAAGCTTAAGATACTTTCATCACTTAATTTGGGCAAAAGCTCTACTTGAGCTTTAAATGAATCTCCTACAAATGATGTGTAATGCATTATTTTACATCCCATTATATTTAATGGATTTATTTCACCAATTTGAATATCATCATTGACCCCTGGAGAAATATAAAGGCTTCTTTCACCAGATTTATCAACAAAACCTAAACATTTACCACTATGCCCCTCATCAGAATATATTAAATTATTTGAGTAAACACCATTAACAGCTAAATTATATTCAATTAAATCTCCTTCTTTATCTTCAGCTATTTTTCCAATTATCGAAGTAGAACAGCCTAACCGAGCAAGTCCAATTATAGTATTGGCTGCAGAACCTCCAGGGATTTCAGTTTCACTAGTTATAAAACTTTCTTCATCATGACAAGCAATAGAATCCACTGAAAAAAGTTTATCCACATTTAAAGCTCCAAATCCAATAACTTCAACATTTAAATCATTATCAAAAATTTCCATATTAAAACCTTATTTTAAAATATCTAATAAATTATATGTTTTATCACCAAGTTTACCATTATAGTTACCTGCAGATATACCAATAACCCCCTCAAAATCTAAAGTTGCATCAACACCTGATTTTAAAGCTTTATTCATTGATTCAACATCTACTGCATTTATAACTATTTCAGGAATATAATTTACTCCTTCTCCCACTTTAGAGTCATCTCCAAGTTTTTCTTTTAAAGAAGGACAATAAACATGATTTGTAGTTGGTCCAATTTCAGGATAATTAGTTTCGGGTTTTGAAGCTGCAGAACATATTTCAAATGGTGCAATGGCTCCTTCAACATCCATAATTGCATCAATAGCTGCTCTACCTGCATTTAGAACAGCTTCCTGACTTTCACATAAATACCAGAAGTTTCCTCCCATTATCCCATCATTTATTCTGAATTTTTCTTCAATTTGAAAATCTGGTACTGCAATTGGAACATTAATCATTTTTCTTCCGTATTCTTCAACTATCCATTCATATCCATCTCCACAATGTCCTACAATATCCATCATTTCAACATACTCCTCACTACCATTATTTGAGTAGTCAAAAATACGTGTAAATGGTTTAACTAAAATATCTTGACGCAACCTGTAAGATAATTCAAATGCAAATTTTTCTACATCATCTCCACCTAACCAGTATTGGACAATAGCTCCATATCTACCATCAGGAGTTTCATTTTTATCTAAAAATTTTTCAACACCACCCTCTACCCTACCAATTACTGCACTTGGAGTAGAAGTTGAATCATAAGCTGCTCTTTTTACTATTTCTTCAGTTGGCCCTGTAATTAAAGCCCTTACATATTTACCTTCGAAAGCTTCAAAGAAAGTATCTTCAACATTTTCATAAGTCATTTAAATCACTTAACCTAATTCTCCAATATCCTGACCTCTGATATTATTTCTCATAGATTTACTAGCTTTTAATATTTCATCAAAATTTTTATCATTAATAATCTGGATAATTGGGTAATTCTCATTATTAAATACTTCAAAAAATCTATCTTTAATTTTTATATTGATATTGTAATCATTAAATAGTTCTTTTAAATTTTTATTTTCATTATACTCTCTAATAAAATTTAAAACAACATTTTTATCATTTTCAGCATATATATTAGCTATGACTGCGGTTGCAATTGCACTTTTAGATACAATAGCTATTTGTGCTACTTTTAAAGGATACTCATTCCCATTAAAAGAAATACTTACACCATTATTTAATTTTGCAAATTCCAATGGTTCAACATCGGTTATACTGTCCCCAATATATAATATTCCATTAATATTAATATTATCTCTTTTGATAATTTTATCAATAGCAAATTTTTTACCTGGACCTCCAACAATTTCAACATCTTTTATTTTTTCACATATGTCCATATTAGCTATTTGATTAAAGAATATGTCATCATATAACTCATAATCCCCTTGATTTTGAATTATTTGATCTTGGAAATTCTTTAGTTTATTAATTTCATCTTCATTTAAACTTAATGAGTCCATATCAACATCTGTGTAAAATGTATTTTCAAATGGAACTTCCATATACTTAGAAACAGCTTCAATATATTGAGTATAGCTAGTGCTAACAATGTATATATTCATAGCTTCCTTTAAATAATTTAAAAGAAGTTTTGCATCTGGAACTGTACAAATATTGTTTTGTGAGAATTCAATTAAATCTTTATTTTTAAGATTTCTTAGTGCAAAAAATGGTAAAATCAATTTTAAAGTATTGCCTGCTTTATAATTTTCTTTTTTAACAATATCTACTAAAAAATCATCATATAAACTTAATGTTCTAAATAAATTAGCACCATCATCTATGAAATATTTAGATAATTCAAATGCATTATCATTTAAGGTTAATGGCCCCTCACAGTCAGTTATAAAAGATTTTTTAAACAAATAATCACCTAAAATTAACTATTCTAATTGCTCCTAAAGGACATATTGATTCACAGGTTCTACAATAAATACATTTTTCACTATCAAAGTCTATTTTATCATTGTTTAATGTTAAGGCTTCACAAGGACAGTTTTTCACACAAATTGCACAAGCTTGACATTTTGTATCTGAAAGTGAAAAGTCTCCGATTCTTGGTTTGAATAAGTATGATCTTGCATAATATAAATCAGTATCTTTACTATAGAAATAATCATCATAAGCTCCAATAGCATCAAATTGACAAGTTTCTACACAATTACCACAATAAACACAATTATCATTAATTTTAATTGGATCTGGTCCGTTTAGCTCAATTGCATTAACTGGACAGACATTATAACATTCTCCACAAGAGATACACTTCTTATCATAAACTTCAATGTTTCTATCCATCAAATAAGAACCAAATAATTCTGTAAATTTATCAATATCAATACTTGAGTCTAAAACAATACGTAACTCCCTTTTCATTGATTCATTTACTTTACGTTCAATAAAATGTTCAAAGTTAGTTTCATTAAATTCTAAAGCTATTGAATTAGCAACTCTCTTAAGAGCTTTATTTAAACTTATTAAATCAAGAGATAATCTTTTCATATCGTGATCAACAATTTCAGATACTATATCAAATGATTTAATCTCACTGTAAAGTGTATAAGCTTTTTTACGAGAGGAATATCTAATAGCTGATGAAGGGCAAGAGTGCATACATTCTTCACATCTAGCACAATATCCTGGATTAATATAAGGTAATCTGTTAGTTCTACCTACATTAATTGCACCTGTAGATGGACAAACCCTTGTACAAGTCATACAACCAATACATTTATCTTGGTTAACAACAATTGCTTTTCCACCTTTAACAGTTTTAGGAAGTAGTTGCCCGTATTTAATTGCATCTGTAGGACATACTCTAAAACAATATCCACATCTAATACAAGTGTCTTTGTCAATTTCACTATGAGGCATATCTGAACCATCAGCAACAATATGAATAGATCCATTTTTACATGCTTGGACACATGCTCCGCAAGCTTTACATAATTTAACATTGATGTTTGGAACATTTTCTTTTACAGGAGGATCCATTTGCACATCTAGAGAAATTGCATCAAATGGACAAGCATTACGACATAAAACACAACCAAAGCAAGTACTTTTTATTTTTACAGTGCCATCATTTTCATCTAAATAAATCGCATCAATAGGACAAGAATCTAAACATGGTTTATCCTCACAATTTACACATTTAGTTTGATTAACTAAATAATCAACATCCACATGCCTTAATGGTCTTGGAGTTTTTGTATAACTATCAATCATAAGACTCACTCCACAATATCCTCATTTAAATTAGACGCTTTTACAGTAACATGAATAGTTTCACCATCTTCAATTGAAAATTTAGCAATAAAATACTTAATTACTGAAAATGGACATGTTTGATAACATATACTGCAGCGTAAACATTTATCAACATCTCGTACAATAGTATCTTTTTCTTCATCAAAAGTAATACATCCGGTAGGACATTCTGGAACACAAAGCTGACATTTTTTACATAAATCTTCATCCCAATCAATAATCCTAATTTTAAGCCTATTAACAGCATTTGTTATTATTTCTAAAACAACTTCATCATCAGGAATAATCTGCATAGCTTCATCCCAGATTTCATCTATAGAAATATCATATTGTAAGAGATTATTTTTTTCCAAGCTTCTTAAATCACTTGTTTGATTATTAATAAACTCTTCAAGATAATTAACAGTTAAAAGAATAATTTCTTTTTGATCTTGTAAATTATCAACAAAAACAGCTTTCATAGCTCCATTGACCTTACAAACATCTAAACAATCCCCACAAGAGATACATTTAAGCTGATCTACAACAAGTTTATCATTAACCATTGAAATAGCATCAACTGGACATTTCTTCATACACTTTTTACATTTAATACATAAATAATCATCAATAATGTATTGCCGCTTAGAAGGAATAATATTAAATTCTGGCATTAATAAATGATTTTCACCACATTCTAATGTTTTAGGAGTTGTTGGACAAACTTCAGCACAAAAACCACAACGTATGCAAGCTTCAGGATATATTATTGGATACGTTTTTCCTTCACTACTTTCATCATCCTTTGTTCTAATAATTTTAATAGCTCCAGGTGATGGACAAGAAACTGTACAAGCTCCACATCCAATACAATAATCTTCGTAAACTTTAGGAAAATCTCTAAACCTATCTGGCTTATTTAAAATTTCAGGACCAGTAGTAGCATTAGCAAAAGCATCCAACCATGCTTTTTTTGCAAAATTGTATATGTACCATATTAAAGATGCCATTTAGATAACCTCGAAAACATCTTTTTTAATAGTTTTTCCATGCTCATTTGTAATAGCTACTCTTTCAGCACAAGCAACACAAGGATCACAAGAAACATAAGTTGCAACTGCATCAGCTATTGTTGGAACATCTCTAATCATATATTTTGCACATGAATCCATATTAGCAATACTTGGAGTTCTAATTGAAATATGTTTAATTAAATTACCATTAGTTTCAATCATATATGCAACTTCTCCACGAGGAGCCTCATTGTGAATTTCACCATAACCAGATTTTAATTTAACAGGAATACGAATATCACCTTCAGGTATATTATCAATAGCTTGTCTAACTAAACTAATTGATTCAGGTAATTCATCATATCGTGTTAAGGCTCTAGCATAATTATCCCCTTCAGATCGCCTAATAACTTTAAAATCAAAGTGGTCATCATAAGTATAATGCCCATTTCTATAATCTTCTTTAACATTAGAAGCCCTTCCTATTGGACCTACAGACCTTCCTTTTATAGCTTCTTTTTTAGTCATGACCCCTATACCTTTAGAACGTAATCCTAAGACTGGTCCTTCAGCGAATAACGCTCTGTAACTTTCAAAACCATCTTCAATTATTTTTAAATTATCAAGGATTGCTTTAAAATGGCGTTCATCTGCATCCATTTTAACTCCACCAACTACATTCCAACCCATATTAACTCTATTACCAGTTAATAACTCAATTGCATCCATTGCATATTCTCTCAACTCTAAAGATTTCATGAATAATGTTTCATGGTCTAAAGATTTGAAATAAGTTGAGTTTGCAAGAAGGTGGCTTTGAATTCTATCTAACTCATTAGTGATGACTCTTAAAAATTGAGCCCTAAGAGGCACATCAACATCAGAAATTTTCTCAATTGTTTCTGCGAAAGTTTGTGTATGCTCGTATGAACAAATTCCACAAACCCTTTCAGCCAAGTAAATACCTTTCTGCCAGGTTTTACCTTCAATAATCTTTTCAATACCCCTGTGAACATAACCATATTCAATTTCCGCTTTAACTACTCTCTCCCCTTCAGTTTGAAGTTTTAGCCTAATAGGCTCTTTAAAAGCAGGATGAATAGGACCTAATGGTACAATCATCTTTTTTCCCTCCCACGATTTGCAATAGCTTGAGGACCAACAGATAAAATCGCTTCTAAAATTTCATTTGGCCTAGGAGGACATCCTGAGATAGCTACATCAACAGGAATAAAATCAGAAGCTGGTGCATTTACATGACCTCCCTCTTGATTAAACACATCACCTGATTGTGGGCAGTTACCAATAGCTACTACAATTTTTGGTTCCGGAGCTTTATCATAAACTCTCTTTAAGTTATCCTTCCATTGTTCTGTAACAGCGCCAGTTAATAAAAGAACATCCGCTTCACGAGGATTGTTGTGAACATAAATACCATATTGCTCTAAATCGTATCTTGGTGATAAAAGAGCAACTACTTCAATATCACATCCATTACATCCTCCACAATTTACAATGCAAACATGTATTGAAGTTTTCCTCACAGCATCCTTAACAGAATCTAACATTTTTCTCCCTCTTGATTAGTTATTGTAAACTTTTTAATATTTGAAATACTTCAATTTGTCCTTCTTCTAGTACCTCATCATATTTTTTTCCATTCATAACTTCTTTAACTAATTTATCCTTTAAATTAGTTGCGTCTTCTTTTGAAATTAATTCTAATGTGTCAACAAACCAACATAATCTTAAATCTGCATTAAATTTTTCGGCTAAACATGTTTCTTGAGCTGTAACATAGGTTGCATGTAATGCTTCAAGAGAAGACATGTCTAATAAATTAAATAACACTTCCTCAAGCTCTTCACTAGAACAATTATAATCTTTTGAAAGTGGTTTAATAATATCTCTTTGCCAAGCATAGCTTTTAATTATTCTTTTTTTTATTAAATGCATTTTAGCGTCATCATCCATAAAATCACATCATATTAGATAATTTTAACAACAAATAAATAATTACAGCAATTGAAAATCCAAAAACCAGTTCTAATCTACCATAACCTGGTCTTTCTCCAATTAATGCACCTACAATAAAGCAACCAACAGCAGTTAAAATCATATTATTTGAAATAACTATTAATAGAAAACCCACAACTGCAATAATTAATTGAATTGCATCTACCTTATTAACTACAACATAAGGTTCACTATGTTGTTTATAGCTAAATTTTAATCCTATAACTGCCCCTATAACAAAGGCAATTATATCTAATAAATATTCTATCATAATATCCCCTAAATCTGTCTATAAAGTAATATAAATGCCAATATGATTGCTATAAAAGTTATAAAGAAACATAATTTTTCAATATTTTCAATTTTATGAGCAAAATCGCCTTTTGCTAAAATCACGAATATAAATAAAATTAATCCAATAACAACAACTGGAGCAATAAGAGTTGAATGCATGAATGTTGTTAAAAGACCAACAATAATTATGCCAATAGCAACTAATGCAGTTAAATAAACAATAACATTTTCATTATTCATATTATCACACAACTAAACAAATATCATTACAAGTGTTCCTACAAAACAAATTGCCCCTATTGTTATTTGAGCCATTACAGCATGATTTGGAGCCAAAATAGGAGTTGTAGCATTAATAAATCCTGTAATAAAAGTAATTATTATCATTCCTATTAAATAACCAATTGCACCTATTGGACCAAAAAATATTGATAAAAATACCCAAAGCATTACATACCATGCAACTGACTCTGAAAACATCATAAATCCTCTTAAAAATCCAAAATGCTCAGTTTCAAAACCAGATACAAGTGATTTATCTTTTGTTATTGCAAACGGAGAGTATGGAGATTTAGTTAACAATAACATGAAAAACATTACTGCTGCAAGAGGAATTGAAAATGCTAAAGAACCATTTACAG
The window above is part of the Methanobrevibacter oralis genome. Proteins encoded here:
- a CDS encoding hydrogenase large subunit; translated protein: MIVPLGPIHPAFKEPIRLKLQTEGERVVKAEIEYGYVHRGIEKIIEGKTWQKGIYLAERVCGICSYEHTQTFAETIEKISDVDVPLRAQFLRVITNELDRIQSHLLANSTYFKSLDHETLFMKSLELREYAMDAIELLTGNRVNMGWNVVGGVKMDADERHFKAILDNLKIIEDGFESYRALFAEGPVLGLRSKGIGVMTKKEAIKGRSVGPIGRASNVKEDYRNGHYTYDDHFDFKVIRRSEGDNYARALTRYDELPESISLVRQAIDNIPEGDIRIPVKLKSGYGEIHNEAPRGEVAYMIETNGNLIKHISIRTPSIANMDSCAKYMIRDVPTIADAVATYVSCDPCVACAERVAITNEHGKTIKKDVFEVI
- a CDS encoding carbohydrate kinase family protein; protein product: MEIFDNDLNVEVIGFGALNVDKLFSVDSIACHDEESFITSETEIPGGSAANTIIGLARLGCSTSIIGKIAEDKEGDLIEYNLAVNGVYSNNLIYSDEGHSGKCLGFVDKSGERSLYISPGVNDDIQIGEINPLNIMGCKIMHYTSFVGDSFKAQVELLPKLSDESILSFDPGMLYVEKGFDDLKVILKRTNILLINENELRILCNDKDSSIKELAIGLLDFGIDNVVVKQGSKGTFAINKSEECFVEAFEVEVVDTTGAGDSFNSGFLYSYLNGYNLTKSCKIGNWVASRAIGGFGMEKFPTLKELKEFY
- a CDS encoding 4Fe-4S binding protein, coding for MKVSFVKQMKSLEREVLLKSVELDDDGDDFKFELNNFNADEEIIAVGPKCVRCNTCVGECPVGAIEPANIFRIAKITDKCVKCEVCVQSCPISAIKLIHNSVVYDSENEREVMEYNLNNVRCPHRVVRMNNISINYEVDNNWGDCANLCPTNAFNLEFKEFFEDSGIDLDIELDENELYPYINKKMCIGCSSCVEISRNKSAITLDRYLGPIVHGRDIEINQDLCVNCFLCEENCPVGAIELIGDEVVLDDTKCIRCVQCTSHCPVGALRRVDVK
- a CDS encoding DUF1959 family protein produces the protein MDDDAKMHLIKKRIIKSYAWQRDIIKPLSKDYNCSSEELEEVLFNLLDMSSLEALHATYVTAQETCLAEKFNADLRLCWFVDTLELISKEDATNLKDKLVKEVMNGKKYDEVLEEGQIEVFQILKSLQ
- a CDS encoding energy-converting hydrogenase subunit EhaL family protein, which translates into the protein MIEYLLDIIAFVIGAVIGLKFSYKQHSEPYVVVNKVDAIQLIIAVVGFLLIVISNNMILTAVGCFIVGALIGERPGYGRLELVFGFSIAVIIYLLLKLSNMM
- a CDS encoding formylmethanofuran--tetrahydromethanopterin N-formyltransferase, coding for MTYENVEDTFFEAFEGKYVRALITGPTEEIVKRAAYDSTSTPSAVIGRVEGGVEKFLDKNETPDGRYGAIVQYWLGGDDVEKFAFELSYRLRQDILVKPFTRIFDYSNNGSEEYVEMMDIVGHCGDGYEWIVEEYGRKMINVPIAVPDFQIEEKFRINDGIMGGNFWYLCESQEAVLNAGRAAIDAIMDVEGAIAPFEICSAASKPETNYPEIGPTTNHVYCPSLKEKLGDDSKVGEGVNYIPEIVINAVDVESMNKALKSGVDATLDFEGVIGISAGNYNGKLGDKTYNLLDILK
- a CDS encoding 4Fe-4S binding protein translates to MSLMIDSYTKTPRPLRHVDVDYLVNQTKCVNCEDKPCLDSCPIDAIYLDENDGTVKIKSTCFGCVLCRNACPFDAISLDVQMDPPVKENVPNINVKLCKACGACVQACKNGSIHIVADGSDMPHSEIDKDTCIRCGYCFRVCPTDAIKYGQLLPKTVKGGKAIVVNQDKCIGCMTCTRVCPSTGAINVGRTNRLPYINPGYCARCEECMHSCPSSAIRYSSRKKAYTLYSEIKSFDIVSEIVDHDMKRLSLDLISLNKALKRVANSIALEFNETNFEHFIERKVNESMKRELRIVLDSSIDIDKFTELFGSYLMDRNIEVYDKKCISCGECYNVCPVNAIELNGPDPIKINDNCVYCGNCVETCQFDAIGAYDDYFYSKDTDLYYARSYLFKPRIGDFSLSDTKCQACAICVKNCPCEALTLNNDKIDFDSEKCIYCRTCESICPLGAIRIVNFR
- a CDS encoding membrane protein, with product MFKKSFITDCEGPLTLNDNAFELSKYFIDDGANLFRTLSLYDDFLVDIVKKENYKAGNTLKLILPFFALRNLKNKDLIEFSQNNICTVPDAKLLLNYLKEAMNIYIVSTSYTQYIEAVSKYMEVPFENTFYTDVDMDSLSLNEDEINKLKNFQDQIIQNQGDYELYDDIFFNQIANMDICEKIKDVEIVGGPGKKFAIDKIIKRDNININGILYIGDSITDVEPLEFAKLNNGVSISFNGNEYPLKVAQIAIVSKSAIATAVIANIYAENDKNVVLNFIREYNENKNLKELFNDYNINIKIKDRFFEVFNNENYPIIQIINDKNFDEILKASKSMRNNIRGQDIGELG
- a CDS encoding 4Fe-4S binding protein; amino-acid sequence: MASLIWYIYNFAKKAWLDAFANATTGPEILNKPDRFRDFPKVYEDYCIGCGACTVSCPSPGAIKIIRTKDDESSEGKTYPIIYPEACIRCGFCAEVCPTTPKTLECGENHLLMPEFNIIPSKRQYIIDDYLCIKCKKCMKKCPVDAISMVNDKLVVDQLKCISCGDCLDVCKVNGAMKAVFVDNLQDQKEIILLTVNYLEEFINNQTSDLRSLEKNNLLQYDISIDEIWDEAMQIIPDDEVVLEIITNAVNRLKIRIIDWDEDLCKKCQLCVPECPTGCITFDEEKDTIVRDVDKCLRCSICYQTCPFSVIKYFIAKFSIEDGETIHVTVKASNLNEDIVE
- a CDS encoding CBS domain-containing protein — its product is MKAKELMDKDFVYISKNDKVVEVSEVMEDIRRFTCPVVNDDKQLIGWVTSFEITKGLREGNEKISEIMSSYEEITTIHEDAPARLAVIETANNKFVTLPVVNDDNQVIGIIRSCDIVKLLSTLYDIKVSKLYKAMQNQLKGVTWEELMDASALVSKKTTGVKVSPEEYEDTIMNSTFGEAIWATGGLEKFFAGLISVGELVTARKVGRAKR
- a CDS encoding NADH-quinone oxidoreductase subunit B family protein yields the protein MLDSVKDAVRKTSIHVCIVNCGGCNGCDIEVVALLSPRYDLEQYGIYVHNNPREADVLLLTGAVTEQWKDNLKRVYDKAPEPKIVVAIGNCPQSGDVFNQEGGHVNAPASDFIPVDVAISGCPPRPNEILEAILSVGPQAIANRGREKR